Genomic DNA from Methanosarcina sp. MTP4:
AACTTCAGGGTGATATCTCCTCTCTCAGCAAGCCTGTGCAGTTCCGAAAGTTCATCTAGCCCTTTGTAACCGATTTCCCTACCCTTGTTTGCCTGGGCTTCCAGTTCCGACACCACGGCTTCCGGGACGATGATCTCAGCTCCCCGGTACTCACCGCTCCTGACCCTCGCCGAGATTCTCCCGTCAATAATCACACTGGTATCCGGAACAATCCTGCATATCCGCGTCTCTTCAGCCATATAAGGGGATAGACCCGAGAAGTATATAATAAAACTTCTGGGGCTTTCTTTGCGATGAAAAAAAGTTGAAACATAAATTTGAAGGAAATCAAGGTTCTCAGAGACCTGAAAAATGTTGAAAAACCCTTAAAGCTTCGCCTCGGAAAAACTTCAGCATACCTCTAAAATTCAGTACATCTCATACCCGGCAAATCTCATACCCGGCAAATCTCATACCCAACAAATCTCATACCCGGTAAATCATTCAGTACACGTCATTCGGCTCGAAAACCTTCTCTCCGACAACCTCTCCCTCGAGGTTCCGGTAGAAGCATGAACGATATCCCATGTGGCATGCCCCGCCCACCTGTTCCACGAACAGGAGTACGGAATCCAGATCGCAGTCTATTCTTATCTCTTTTACCTTCTGTAAGTGCCCCGACGTCTCCCCTTTCTTCCACAAACTCTTCCGGCTCCGGCTCCAGAAATGAGCAATCCCGGTCTCTACGGTTTTTTCAAGGGCTTCCCGGTTCATGTAGGCGCACATCAGCACTTCCCTGGTCGTAAGGTCCTGGACAATCGCCTGGATCAGGCCGTTTTCGTATTTCAGGGTGTCGAAGTCGATCATGCGCGTATTGATAGTTTACATGGTATAAAAATTAACTCGATCGGAAAAATTTCCACCCGGGAAACCTGAGGCGAAGGAACTGCAAACAGGCCATTGAGTAAACCAATGGATGAATGATAGACGAATAAACTACACACTATACGAACAAAACCATAAAAGTTAGAAAGTTTATACCGAATACTGTAGCAAAAATAATACTGAGTGGGGACAGTATTTCAATTGCTTCAATTCTCAAAAAAAATTGCGAACCACATAAATCAATTGCAAAAATCGCATGAGGAGATGAATATGAAGCTGATATTAAAAACCAAAATTTTGCCTGTGTTAGTTTTGTGCACAGTAATTCTGGGAGCGGTTCTTCCTGCATCTGCGTTTGTGCAGGCAGAACCCTATGACAGCTATGAAAAGAGTATATTAGACGATTCGTATAACCAGATTCAAGATGGTTCACAGACCCGGATGCTGGACGATACGCAGAACCAGAAATATGTTCCTAGGGAGATCATAGTCAAGTTCGAGCCCGGAGTTTCCAAAGAAAAAATCGCAAACATCAACTCCATACACGGGACAGAAGAAATATACACCAGTCCCTATGCAGGATTCAAACTGCTGAAAATCCCTAAAAGCAAAACCGTCGAAGAAATGGTAGAGGTCTACAGCAAGAACCCGAACATCGAATATGCGTTGCCCAATGCTATTGCACAGGCCTCCATGGTACCCAATGACCCGTTATACAGATACCAGTGGAATTTCAAGGGCGGAATCGGCGGGATTAATATCGAACCCGCATGGGACATTTCCACAGGGCAGGGAGTCGTAGTTGCAGTGCTTGATACCGGAGTAGCATACGAAAATTACGGCCCGTATATTGTAGCCCCGGACCTTTCAAACACCAATTTTGTCCCGGGGTATGACTTTGTAAACAACGATGCCCACCCAAATGACGACCACTATCACGGAACCCATGTGGCCGGAACCGTAGCCCAGAACACAAACGACGGGTACGGGGTAGCCGGAGTTGCATATGACTGTTCCATAATGCCCGTGAAAGTCATGGCCGGAAGCGGAAACGGGACCCTCCAGCAGCTTATAGACGGCATTTATTTTGCCACCGACAACGGAGCAGACATCATAAGCATGAGCCTCACTTTTGACCCCGGATACTATCCAGGCCAGGCCCTCGACGATGCACTCGAATATGCATACAATAACGGCGTCACCATCGTTGCCGCCGCCGGGAATGAGCAGACAGGTTCGGTGAGTTATCCCGCAGCTTATTACAGGTGCATTGCAGTCGGGGCGACCAATTATAACGGTGTGAAGGCAGACTACTCGAACTACGGGACAGAACTTGATGTGGTAGCTCCCGGAGGAGACTCCCAGGACCTGAACGGTGACGGATACATGGACGGTGTCCTCCAGAATACCTTTAACATCCAGACAAAAGATCCCACAGACTTCAACTGGTGGTTCCTCACAGGGACATCCATGGCAACCCCGCATGTCTCAGGGATCGCAGCCCTGATGCTTGAAGCAAACAGTGAAGCCACCCCCTATGAAATCAGGGCAGCAATAGAAAATACGGCAAGGGATATGGGAGACCAGGGCTGGGACCAGTATTATGGACACGGACTGGTAAATGCAACCGCCGCCCTTGAATACATAACCCAGCCTCAAGCCCCGAATAACTCCCCGGTAGCCGATGCAGGAGGCCCTTATAGTAGTGAAATAGGACAGACAGTGACCTTTGACGGATCAGGTTCATACGACAGTGACGGATATATTACCTCCTATGAGTGGGACTTTGGAGACGGAAGTACAGGATCAGGAATTGCTCCGAACCACGCCTATTCAACCACAGGAACCTATAATGTAACCCTCACAGTATGGGACAACAAAGACGCCACGGGTACTGACACAGCCACTCTGGTTGCGGAAAACGTCATACACATTGACGGGGTAAGTGTGACAACAACAAGTACCAAAATTACCGGAACAACTTACGTTACCGCAACTGCTGTTGTGACCATCCTTGACAAAAACAATAATCCGGTCGAAGGTGCTGCAGTTTCCGGCTACTGGAGCGGTGCAGCCAGCGATACGGATTCTGCTGTGACTGGTGCAACAGGGACAATGACGGTTAGCTCGGATGAGGTCATCTACCCCAAAAAGAGCACATTAACGTTCACCTTTACCGTGAACAATGTGAGCCATACGATAGCGTGGGACGGAAATACCGCATCAGGATCGGCATTATATCCCTAAGCCAGAAAATAAGGGATAAAATAATTTAAGGTCCCACAGAAGGGGCCTTTCATTTTCTTTTTTGGAAAAAACAGGTAAGGTTCACAGATCAAAAAGCTGAGAACCTGAGTTATGGGCCTAAGCCGTGAGCATGAGCCATTAACTTAAGCAGGTAATTTAACCGGGAAACTTAACCGGGCAGCTTAATCCAAGAGCCTGAGCCATGGGTCTGAGGATATCTTGAGATAGTACTGAAATTTCCTTAATAAAATGAATAAGTGAACACGGAAAATCCCCATAAATTAAAAAATTTTTAAATTTAATGTTCCGACTGACACAAGACTATACAGGGGACTAATTCGGAAAAAAACCTGGAAGTTACCCTTTACCAGGTTCGACACCTAAACGGAATAGTGTTACAATTTTTTCAAGCATACTTAACTATAATTTAGTACAATTTATCCACCTTACATGAATAAAAATTTTGAAGATATTTAGATTAATACATTCAGATTAACCGATTAAGAAAAACCATATCATCCAGTTCTTTCCTGCCTTATATAGCTGCTTTTTTAAAAAACTTTCATCACTAGATTTTCGAGATAAAATAAAAAAACACCATCATGAGTTGGAATCCAAAATACATTAAAAAACAAATAGGAAGAAATAAAAACCACATAAATAAAGTACTAAAAATTAGTAAGATATATATTAAATTCTATAGAAAGAATACCTGTAAGAGAATAAAAAATTTGGTATTAATTTCAGGAAGAAAACAGAGGATAATAGCCAATATTTTTTAAAAATTATGAGGATGAAGAGGATGGAGTTCAGATTAAAAAACAAAATAATCCCCCTGTTAATACTGTGTATATTACTTACAGGGATAGTCCTGCCGGCTTCTGCACTGGCAGCGGGGAACAACAGGCCCTACGACATCTTTGAGAAACTGACGATCAAAATGCCCGGGGAACAGGAGTATGTCCCAGGGGAAATCCTCGTGAAGTTCAAGCCAGGAGTATCCGAAGAAAAGATCGCAAGGATCAATGCCGGACACGGGACTCAAGCTGTATACGCGAGCCCCTATGCAGGGTTCAAAAAGCTGAAGATCCCAAAAACAAAAAACGTCGAAGAGATGGTAGAAACCTACAGCAGGAACCCGAATGTCGAATATGCAGTGCCCAACGCTATTGCGCATGCAACCGGGGCACCGGATGACCCTTACTACTACCTACAATGGAATTTCAAGGACGGAATAGGCGGGATTAATGTCGAGCCCGCATGGGACATCTCCACAGGGCAGGGAGTAATAGTTGCAGTACTTGATTCCGGAGTTGCATACGAGAATTACGGCCAGTATATTGTAGCCCCGGACCTTACAAGCACCAGTTTTGCCCCGGGTTATGACTTTGTAAACAACGACGCTCATCCCAATGATGATCACCAGCACGGGACCCATGTAGCCGGAACCATAGCCCAGAGTACCAATAACGGATACGGAGTGGCTGGGGTGGCATATGACTGTACGATAATGCCCGTGAAAGTCCTTGACGCGGAAGGAAGCGGGACCCTCCAGCAACTCATCGACGGCATTTATTTCGCAGCCGATAACGGCGCACAGGTCATCAGCATGAGCCTGGGATTCTCTCCCGGATACTACCCCGGCCCTGCCCTTGACAATGCACTCGAATATGCATACGATAACGGGGTCACCATTGTTGCTGCCGCAGGAAATGACGGGACAGGCACTGTCGGCTATCCTGCGGCCTATGATAAATGCATTGCAGTAGGTGCTACAAAGTACGACGGGACACTTGCCTACTACTCTAACTACGGGAGCGCCCTTGACGTAACCGCCCCCGGAGGAGACTCAACCGTCGATCAGAACGGGGATGGATACGGGGACGGAATCCTGCAGAATACTTTTGACGGGGACCTGACAAAATTCAACTTCTGGTTCTTCCAGGGCACATCCATGGCAACCCCGCACGTCTCAGGTGTTGCAGCCCTCCTGATAGCAAACGGCTCATCCACTCCTGAAGAAGTCAGAACTGCAATCGAACAAAGCGCAAAGGATAAAGGGGAACAGGGATGGGACCAGTACTACGGATACGGCATTGTGGATGCAAAAGCCGCCCTGGATTATATGGGAAAGGCACAGCAGCCTCCAGCCCCGAATACCCCACCTGTAGCCGATGCCGGAGGTCCGTACAGCGCTGAAGAAGGACAGACAGTGACCTTTAACGGATCAAACTCATATGACCCGGACCAGGACGGAAGCATTGTTTCTTATGAATGGGACTTTGGAGATGGAAGTACAGGGAACGGGGAAACTGCCACCCATAATTACAATGAAGCCGGAGTTTACACGGTCAGCCTTACAGTCAGGGATAACGAAAATGCCGCAAGTACAGGCAGCACCACAGTAGAGATAAGTGAAGTCCCTACCACAACACCTGTGAACAATCCCCCGGTAGCCGACGCCGGAGGCCCGTACAGTGCTGAGGAAGGACAGCCCGTAGCATTTGATGGATCAAACTCATATGACCCTGATCCTGATGGAGGCATTGCTTCCTACGAGTGGGACTTTGGGGACGGCAGTTCAGGTACGGGAGTTACACCCAAGCACAGCTATACCGGCGCAGGGACCTATAATGTCATCCTGACAGCAACTGACAACAAAGGTGCAACAGATACGGACACAACCACCGCGGAGGTTGCAGCGGTAAACAGTGGAGCCAGCCTCTACATTGACAGCGTGGAAGTAACTCCGAACCTCAGGAATGCCGGAAGAAATACGTTCGTTTTCGGGAAGGCAGTTGTCACTGTCCGGGACAGTAATGGAAATCCGGTTGAAGATGCTAAGGTTTCCGGAGATTGGAGCGGCTCGGTGAGTGAGCCGAATTCTGCCGTGACAAACGCAAACGGGGCTGTGACGGTTTATTCAGATGAGGTCAAGTACAAAAAAGGCACATTGACTTTCACCTTTACCGTGAACAGTGTGAGCCATACGATTCCCTGGAATGGAGACGTCAAGTCAGGGACGACAAGCTACACCGAATCCTGACCCTGCTTGAAACGTGAAAAATCATTAATTGAGATCCGGGTCCCTGAAAAGGGGTCTGATCCTTTACTTTTTTTGAAAAACCCTTTAAATCCGTGTCT
This window encodes:
- the hisI gene encoding phosphoribosyl-AMP cyclohydrolase, whose amino-acid sequence is MIDFDTLKYENGLIQAIVQDLTTREVLMCAYMNREALEKTVETGIAHFWSRSRKSLWKKGETSGHLQKVKEIRIDCDLDSVLLFVEQVGGACHMGYRSCFYRNLEGEVVGEKVFEPNDVY
- a CDS encoding S8 family serine peptidase, with translation MCTVILGAVLPASAFVQAEPYDSYEKSILDDSYNQIQDGSQTRMLDDTQNQKYVPREIIVKFEPGVSKEKIANINSIHGTEEIYTSPYAGFKLLKIPKSKTVEEMVEVYSKNPNIEYALPNAIAQASMVPNDPLYRYQWNFKGGIGGINIEPAWDISTGQGVVVAVLDTGVAYENYGPYIVAPDLSNTNFVPGYDFVNNDAHPNDDHYHGTHVAGTVAQNTNDGYGVAGVAYDCSIMPVKVMAGSGNGTLQQLIDGIYFATDNGADIISMSLTFDPGYYPGQALDDALEYAYNNGVTIVAAAGNEQTGSVSYPAAYYRCIAVGATNYNGVKADYSNYGTELDVVAPGGDSQDLNGDGYMDGVLQNTFNIQTKDPTDFNWWFLTGTSMATPHVSGIAALMLEANSEATPYEIRAAIENTARDMGDQGWDQYYGHGLVNATAALEYITQPQAPNNSPVADAGGPYSSEIGQTVTFDGSGSYDSDGYITSYEWDFGDGSTGSGIAPNHAYSTTGTYNVTLTVWDNKDATGTDTATLVAENVIHIDGVSVTTTSTKITGTTYVTATAVVTILDKNNNPVEGAAVSGYWSGAASDTDSAVTGATGTMTVSSDEVIYPKKSTLTFTFTVNNVSHTIAWDGNTASGSALYP
- a CDS encoding S8 family serine peptidase; its protein translation is MEFRLKNKIIPLLILCILLTGIVLPASALAAGNNRPYDIFEKLTIKMPGEQEYVPGEILVKFKPGVSEEKIARINAGHGTQAVYASPYAGFKKLKIPKTKNVEEMVETYSRNPNVEYAVPNAIAHATGAPDDPYYYLQWNFKDGIGGINVEPAWDISTGQGVIVAVLDSGVAYENYGQYIVAPDLTSTSFAPGYDFVNNDAHPNDDHQHGTHVAGTIAQSTNNGYGVAGVAYDCTIMPVKVLDAEGSGTLQQLIDGIYFAADNGAQVISMSLGFSPGYYPGPALDNALEYAYDNGVTIVAAAGNDGTGTVGYPAAYDKCIAVGATKYDGTLAYYSNYGSALDVTAPGGDSTVDQNGDGYGDGILQNTFDGDLTKFNFWFFQGTSMATPHVSGVAALLIANGSSTPEEVRTAIEQSAKDKGEQGWDQYYGYGIVDAKAALDYMGKAQQPPAPNTPPVADAGGPYSAEEGQTVTFNGSNSYDPDQDGSIVSYEWDFGDGSTGNGETATHNYNEAGVYTVSLTVRDNENAASTGSTTVEISEVPTTTPVNNPPVADAGGPYSAEEGQPVAFDGSNSYDPDPDGGIASYEWDFGDGSSGTGVTPKHSYTGAGTYNVILTATDNKGATDTDTTTAEVAAVNSGASLYIDSVEVTPNLRNAGRNTFVFGKAVVTVRDSNGNPVEDAKVSGDWSGSVSEPNSAVTNANGAVTVYSDEVKYKKGTLTFTFTVNSVSHTIPWNGDVKSGTTSYTES